One segment of Anatilimnocola aggregata DNA contains the following:
- a CDS encoding P-II family nitrogen regulator → MKQVVAIVKPHLAEGLVEALLRAPVEALTVREVRGYGRQKDYLNQYGETEYALAFLPKLEIEVWVDDSRLEEVVQLIQEKASTGRLGDGKILILPVTTFKPVTDAKA, encoded by the coding sequence ATGAAACAAGTGGTGGCCATCGTTAAGCCGCATCTGGCCGAGGGGCTGGTCGAAGCGTTGTTGCGAGCACCGGTCGAAGCATTGACCGTGCGCGAAGTTCGCGGCTATGGCCGGCAAAAGGACTATTTGAATCAATACGGCGAGACGGAGTACGCCCTCGCATTTCTGCCCAAACTCGAAATCGAAGTGTGGGTCGACGATTCCCGGCTGGAAGAAGTTGTCCAGCTGATTCAAGAGAAGGCATCCACCGGTCGCCTGGGTGATGGCAAGATTCTCATCTTGCCAGTCACCACGTTCAAGCCTGTAACGGATGCCAAGGCCTAG
- a CDS encoding 2Fe-2S iron-sulfur cluster-binding protein, with translation MPIVKFVKEKKEIEVPMGANLRNEAIKAGVNLNQGLNGVGAGVNRILNCAGKGVCGTCRVLITEGIENTNKLTMSEWVRFKTVLIPDPIPTLAYVGHEDEMRLACCTVVQGDITVASGPEMNLFGENFFS, from the coding sequence ATGCCGATTGTCAAGTTTGTCAAAGAGAAGAAAGAGATCGAAGTACCGATGGGCGCGAACTTGCGCAACGAGGCCATCAAGGCCGGCGTCAACCTGAATCAAGGTTTGAATGGCGTTGGTGCTGGCGTGAACCGTATTCTTAACTGTGCGGGAAAGGGTGTTTGCGGCACGTGTCGCGTGCTGATCACCGAGGGAATCGAAAACACAAACAAGCTGACGATGTCCGAATGGGTCCGGTTCAAGACGGTCCTGATTCCGGATCCAATTCCAACGCTCGCTTATGTAGGTCACGAGGATGAAATGCGGCTGGCGTGCTGCACGGTCGTTCAAGGCGACATCACGGTCGCCAGCGGACCGGAAATGAATCTGTTCGGCGAGAACTTTTTTAGCTAA
- a CDS encoding citrate synthase translates to MAEGAKGIEGTTSAESARLQLAGKEYELPVVVGSEDERGVDVSKLLATTGHITLDDGYANTGSCTSSVTFLDGDNGILRYRGYPIEELAAGCDFIEVAHLLIYGELPNAKQLEDFKNSIRRHTMIHEEMRAFYNGFPRDAHPMAILSSVVSALSTFYQDSLDPIDPRQVEVSIHRLLAKLPTIAAYSYKKSAGQPFIYPQNDLSYCENFLQMMFAVPCEPYEIDADAVAALNLLLIVHADHEQNCSTSTVRMVGSSNANLFASISAGISALWGPLHGGANEAVVLMLERIIQEGGDVSKFVNMAKDKKSNFRLMGFGHRVYKNFDPRCKIIKQACDKLLAKLSVSDPLFDVAQQLEQVALSDEYFIERKLYPNVDFYSGVIYRALGIPVQMFTVLFAMGRLPGWIAHWVEMHRSPTKRIYRPRQIYTGPTQRKFQPIEKR, encoded by the coding sequence ATGGCAGAAGGTGCCAAGGGGATTGAGGGGACAACGTCAGCCGAATCGGCCCGTCTCCAGTTAGCTGGAAAAGAATACGAATTACCAGTAGTAGTCGGCAGCGAAGACGAGCGAGGCGTTGACGTCTCGAAGCTGCTGGCAACGACCGGACATATCACGCTAGATGATGGCTACGCCAATACTGGCTCTTGCACGTCGTCGGTCACGTTTTTGGATGGCGACAACGGAATTCTCCGCTACCGCGGTTATCCGATCGAAGAACTCGCCGCCGGTTGCGACTTTATCGAAGTCGCTCACCTGCTCATTTACGGCGAATTGCCGAATGCCAAGCAACTGGAAGATTTTAAGAATTCCATTCGCCGGCACACGATGATCCACGAAGAAATGCGGGCCTTTTACAACGGCTTCCCGCGTGACGCTCATCCGATGGCGATTCTGTCGTCGGTGGTGAGTGCCCTCTCGACCTTCTACCAGGATTCGCTCGACCCGATCGATCCCCGCCAGGTGGAAGTTTCGATTCATCGCCTGCTCGCTAAGCTGCCAACGATTGCTGCCTACAGCTACAAAAAGTCTGCCGGCCAACCGTTCATCTATCCGCAGAACGATTTAAGTTACTGCGAGAACTTCTTGCAGATGATGTTTGCGGTTCCTTGCGAGCCCTATGAGATCGATGCCGATGCGGTCGCCGCGCTCAACTTGCTGCTGATCGTGCATGCCGACCACGAACAAAACTGCAGCACGTCGACCGTCCGCATGGTCGGCTCGTCGAACGCCAACCTGTTCGCCTCGATTTCGGCCGGCATCAGCGCCCTCTGGGGCCCGCTGCATGGCGGTGCCAACGAAGCCGTCGTGCTGATGCTCGAGCGAATCATTCAAGAAGGTGGCGACGTCAGCAAGTTTGTGAACATGGCGAAAGACAAGAAGAGCAATTTCCGCCTGATGGGCTTCGGCCATCGCGTTTACAAAAACTTCGACCCACGCTGCAAAATCATCAAGCAGGCTTGCGACAAGCTGCTGGCCAAATTGTCGGTGAGCGATCCGCTGTTCGATGTGGCTCAACAACTCGAGCAGGTCGCTCTTAGCGACGAATATTTCATCGAACGCAAGCTTTATCCCAACGTGGATTTTTACTCTGGCGTGATCTATCGCGCGCTGGGCATTCCGGTGCAGATGTTCACGGTCTTGTTTGCGATGGGCCGCTTGCCGGGCTGGATCGCTCACTGGGTCGAAATGCACCGCAGCCCAACCAAGCGGATCTATCGCCCGCGTCAAATCTACACCGGTCCTACGCAGCGAAAGTTCCAACCAATCGAGAAGAGGTAA
- a CDS encoding DUF1549 and DUF1553 domain-containing protein: protein MFRLPLPTLGLLLLLGQVAQAADSQSPSFAYDVVPTFYKLGCSAGECHGSFSGKGNFRLSLFAAVPEDDFLEVRGAFGRRLDLNHPRQSLLLQKPTGKVPHGGGVRLAVDSPEYALLEAWIKAGANHDAADSPQLKSIRIEPAQLVAKKSVPSEPLKVFARFSDNSERDVSAYARYETLDSGTANVASDGRVTTLRVGDTNILAHFAGQIAFVPVLSPGELPKNATFPDEPLSDAVDQLVAGKLRQLNILPAELCSDNDFLRRVYLDVVGRLPTPAEVREFVADAAPDKRARVIDQLLLDPLYSAVWANKLCDAMGADNRTMYDESVYRIYDWMRNRFDRNVPWDQIVRGAITGTVADGRSDAELIADNNRRTEARKKQAEAQKAGIKVEPVLAELTDLPFRCGPATRNTLEDFTFNLKFRVQAGERKGQMDARPLAQHVATAFLGVRLECAECHKHPHDRWSQQDFLSFTAAFSYVGRGVSQEMRDKKLNYINGVFVSEKPLEEFLDPRTGEVLPPRPLDGPVIEIKPGIDPRAEVWKWMVSPENPYFAKAMVNRVWAHYFGRGLIEPADALAAANPPSHPAVMDELTREFVSSGYDLRKLHRRILNTRTYQRDWATNTTNHDDERNFSHRVLRRMSAETVLDALADITATPLKMDLLVYGGPKDNRTVTRAIEMPLSRPRGDDTYVLRIFDKPQRTQSCDCERSSMPNLSQSMYFYNDTALIEKITAPEGRLSKLLKDVSDNNALLDELYLLTLARVATSLEREQATKYLSGVSSRAEGFEDLFWSLLNRQEFLVTH, encoded by the coding sequence ATGTTTCGCCTGCCACTGCCAACCCTCGGCCTGTTGTTATTGCTGGGCCAGGTGGCGCAAGCTGCCGACTCGCAATCGCCGTCGTTTGCTTACGACGTTGTGCCGACGTTCTATAAACTGGGGTGCAGTGCGGGGGAATGTCACGGCTCGTTCTCAGGCAAGGGAAATTTTCGCTTATCCCTCTTCGCAGCTGTGCCGGAGGATGACTTTCTCGAAGTGCGCGGCGCATTCGGCCGCCGACTCGATCTCAACCATCCGCGGCAGAGTCTGCTCCTCCAAAAGCCGACGGGCAAGGTTCCGCATGGCGGTGGTGTTCGCCTGGCCGTCGACAGCCCAGAATATGCCCTGCTCGAAGCCTGGATCAAAGCTGGCGCGAATCACGACGCAGCAGACTCGCCACAACTGAAGAGCATCCGCATCGAACCCGCGCAACTTGTCGCCAAGAAGAGCGTGCCCTCGGAACCCTTGAAGGTCTTCGCCCGCTTTAGTGACAACAGCGAGCGCGATGTCTCTGCTTATGCCCGGTACGAAACGCTCGACAGCGGCACCGCGAATGTCGCCAGCGATGGTCGCGTGACCACCCTGCGTGTCGGCGATACCAATATTCTGGCGCACTTCGCTGGGCAGATCGCCTTTGTGCCGGTCCTCTCGCCGGGCGAATTGCCAAAAAATGCAACGTTTCCCGATGAACCGCTGAGCGATGCGGTCGATCAACTCGTCGCGGGCAAGTTGCGGCAGCTGAATATCCTCCCTGCCGAACTGTGCAGCGACAACGACTTTCTGCGGCGAGTCTATCTCGATGTCGTGGGCCGCTTGCCGACCCCCGCTGAAGTGCGCGAATTCGTTGCCGACGCAGCACCCGACAAGCGAGCCCGCGTGATCGACCAGCTCTTGCTCGACCCGCTCTATTCGGCTGTCTGGGCGAACAAGTTGTGCGACGCGATGGGGGCCGACAATCGTACGATGTACGATGAATCGGTCTATCGCATTTACGACTGGATGCGGAATCGCTTCGATCGCAATGTTCCCTGGGATCAAATTGTGCGTGGCGCCATCACAGGGACCGTGGCCGATGGTCGCAGTGACGCCGAATTGATTGCCGATAACAATCGCCGCACCGAAGCGCGCAAGAAACAGGCAGAAGCTCAGAAAGCAGGAATAAAGGTCGAGCCAGTGCTGGCTGAACTCACCGACCTTCCGTTTCGTTGTGGTCCCGCCACACGTAACACGCTTGAAGACTTTACTTTTAACCTGAAGTTCCGCGTGCAAGCCGGCGAGCGGAAGGGGCAAATGGATGCCCGACCTCTCGCCCAGCATGTGGCGACCGCTTTTCTGGGCGTCAGGCTTGAATGTGCCGAGTGCCACAAGCATCCGCACGATCGCTGGTCGCAACAAGACTTCCTCAGTTTTACGGCAGCGTTCTCGTACGTCGGCCGCGGCGTTTCGCAGGAAATGCGCGACAAGAAGTTGAACTACATCAACGGCGTGTTTGTGAGCGAGAAACCGCTGGAAGAATTTCTCGATCCCCGCACCGGAGAAGTGTTGCCGCCGCGCCCCCTGGATGGTCCTGTCATTGAAATCAAGCCGGGCATCGATCCCCGCGCGGAAGTTTGGAAGTGGATGGTCTCGCCAGAGAATCCGTACTTCGCCAAGGCAATGGTTAATCGCGTCTGGGCTCATTATTTTGGCCGCGGCCTGATCGAACCTGCCGATGCGCTGGCTGCTGCCAATCCCCCGTCGCATCCTGCGGTGATGGACGAACTGACCCGCGAGTTTGTCAGCAGCGGTTATGACCTGCGCAAACTCCATCGCCGCATTCTAAACACTCGCACCTATCAGCGCGATTGGGCGACCAACACGACCAACCACGATGACGAACGAAACTTCTCGCATCGCGTACTGCGGCGCATGTCAGCCGAAACTGTGCTCGACGCGCTCGCAGATATCACGGCAACTCCCCTGAAGATGGACCTGCTGGTGTATGGCGGGCCCAAAGACAATCGCACGGTTACCCGCGCGATCGAGATGCCCCTCAGCCGTCCACGTGGTGACGATACTTACGTGCTGCGAATCTTCGACAAGCCCCAGCGGACCCAAAGTTGCGATTGCGAACGCTCGTCGATGCCGAACTTGAGCCAGTCGATGTACTTCTATAACGACACGGCGCTAATCGAAAAAATCACCGCTCCCGAAGGGCGCTTGAGCAAACTGCTGAAAGACGTGAGCGACAACAACGCTCTGCTCGACGAGTTGTACTTGCTCACGCTCGCGCGCGTGGCGACCTCCCTAGAGCGCGAGCAAGCGACGAAGTACCTCTCGGGCGTCAGCTCGCGAGCCGAAGGTTTCGAAGATTTGTTTTGGTCGCTGCTGAATCGGCAAGAATTTCTGGTCACGCACTAA
- a CDS encoding DUF1501 domain-containing protein, producing the protein MSLLKGCRNFTRRDVLQLGALGLSGLTLPNLLRAEQDAGKAAPKAKNVIFIWQQGGPPHQDMWDMKPDSPAEIRGEFKPIATNLPGYQVCELMPLLSQQIHRLCILRGVNHHIPDHNPASMFMLGSGNAPSSAHKFPTWSAVAKRELAEVVGTPTSVAIPVEPSEGPGAGFLGSAWQSFALQADPNDSEFKARSMSMPPGIDAARFERRRQLLKDTEHSFERLVERPDLLRAQSKFYEDAHQIILSPKTSGAFRMDEESAEKRDRFGRNKLGQRLLLARRLIQSGVRFVTINEPVGWDTHADNFKRLRTNLPVVDQAVSALLDDLAEHELLDDTLVMMFGEFGRTPTINKQAGRDHWAKAMSIVLAGGGVPAGLIYGATDRDGAHVIDKSHSPADFACTIYTLLGINPHKIYQTPAGQPVPLVLGGNPIAAVCG; encoded by the coding sequence ATGTCACTCCTCAAGGGCTGCCGAAACTTCACCCGCCGCGATGTGCTGCAACTGGGCGCATTGGGTCTCTCGGGACTCACATTGCCTAACTTGCTGCGGGCGGAACAAGACGCGGGCAAGGCAGCCCCCAAGGCCAAGAACGTAATCTTCATCTGGCAACAGGGTGGGCCGCCGCATCAAGACATGTGGGACATGAAGCCCGATTCGCCCGCCGAAATCCGGGGTGAGTTCAAACCGATTGCCACGAATCTGCCGGGCTACCAGGTCTGCGAACTGATGCCGCTCCTGTCGCAACAGATTCATCGCCTCTGCATTCTGCGCGGCGTGAATCATCACATTCCCGATCACAATCCCGCCAGCATGTTTATGCTTGGCAGCGGCAATGCCCCGAGCAGTGCCCACAAGTTTCCCACCTGGTCGGCTGTCGCGAAGCGCGAACTGGCCGAAGTGGTCGGCACTCCCACGTCGGTCGCCATTCCCGTCGAACCGAGCGAAGGGCCCGGCGCTGGCTTTCTCGGTTCGGCCTGGCAATCGTTCGCCCTGCAAGCCGACCCGAATGACAGCGAATTCAAAGCCCGGTCGATGTCGATGCCGCCGGGCATCGATGCGGCACGCTTTGAACGTCGTCGCCAGTTGCTGAAAGACACGGAGCACTCGTTCGAGCGGCTGGTCGAGCGCCCCGATCTACTCCGCGCGCAGAGTAAATTCTATGAAGACGCGCACCAGATCATCCTCTCGCCCAAGACCAGCGGCGCGTTCCGCATGGACGAAGAGTCGGCCGAGAAACGTGATCGCTTTGGCCGCAATAAGCTCGGCCAGCGGCTGCTCCTCGCGCGGCGGCTGATTCAATCGGGTGTCCGGTTTGTCACCATTAACGAGCCTGTCGGTTGGGACACACATGCCGACAACTTCAAACGCCTGCGAACCAATTTGCCGGTAGTGGACCAGGCCGTAAGTGCTTTGCTCGATGATCTGGCCGAGCACGAACTGCTCGACGATACGCTGGTGATGATGTTTGGCGAATTCGGTCGCACACCGACCATCAACAAGCAAGCCGGTCGCGATCACTGGGCCAAGGCGATGAGCATAGTCCTCGCCGGCGGCGGCGTACCTGCTGGTCTCATTTACGGTGCCACCGACCGCGACGGAGCTCACGTCATCGACAAGAGCCATTCCCCTGCTGACTTTGCCTGCACCATCTACACACTCTTGGGGATTAATCCCCACAAGATCTATCAAACGCCTGCCGGCCAACCCGTACCGCTCGTCCTCGGCGGCAACCCCATCGCTGCCGTTTGTGGCTGA